The Armigeres subalbatus isolate Guangzhou_Male unplaced genomic scaffold, GZ_Asu_2 Contig411, whole genome shotgun sequence genomic sequence ACCAATCAATCAGCCTCCGTCaagcaaaccaaccaatcaaccataccatactaccaactaacaaatcaagcagcagccAAACTCAAATAatcatccaaaccaatcaagtAACCAACCAGTCAAGAGCAAGCTATCAATCTACCAAGCAACTGGCAAGGAACCTACCAACTAATCGTCAAATCCAATCAAGCTAACCAAAATCCACTAATGTAACCacaagcaatcaacaaaacaaacttATCAACTTaccagccgaccaactaatCCTCAAATCCAATCACAACTAAACTAACCACAACTAATCAATCCAACCCAGTAGAAACCAAACCCGAAGTCAACAACTTAAGCTAAACCAACTATTCAACCATTCAAACGCAAGTTATAccataccaatcaatcaatcaagccaacttagctgagtcgattgatgtgTAACAATATGGATCTTCGGGCCTCTCaacaaaagttcgttttgaagtgatcttaaaataggtatgtATTCGTAATCATTACGGTAATTCATTACATATTACGGTAGTGTGGGCAGCAATGCGAATCACCGAAGTCATGCAAATGTATCTCCGTTAATAtaatcaatgaaaatgaaaattgagcGCATCTGGCGAATATTGTTTTCATTAGCTGTTTCACTAATTTTCTGCTCTCGACGAGTTTCCGAATTTGGCGAGACAATATTCCCATTTTGCTTCTTTTGGAGGATCTGAGCGCCGGCGTTCTCATAATCTTCTGCATCGGTAGCAAATGTTGTATTCCTGAACCCTTTATTGGTTCCAACACAAGGCCGTCGGAGTATGCCACCATATTTTAGGTTTATGACGATCAACAGCTGCTTCGGtttctatttattatcgaatgaCAAGGTAAAACCGTAACTGCTTCCAGACATTGAACTGGAAATTCCGTTCTTAGCAATCCATGAAACTTTGGTAACCAAtaccttcttcttattggcattacaccccacactgggacagagccgcctcgcagcttagtgttcattgcacttccacagttattagtgagctagctaccaatcaaccaagcaatcaatgaACCAACCAACAAATCAACCAATCAAAGAACCAATCAATTAACCATTCAAGCAATCAATAAAACTACTAATCAACTAAACAAGCAACCAAATAAGCAACTAACCAAtcgagcaaccaaccattcaagcccaCTTCCAATCACtcaagcaaccaattaaccaatcaagcaactaatcaatcaaccaacccatcaattaagcaaccatccaatcaatcaagcaataaaccagaggcgtcgcgtccgcatgtgcaacctgtgcactgcacatgttGCAATTTTATCCCCAACATTTGAACTCTAGATAGATTTCTTGTCTTTCTAATTCAAGCATGTATTTGAATAATGTGCATTTGAAAGATGTTTCATGCAAATTTGACTATTAGATACATAAATGGAAAATATGCATGTTTTTTATAGGCGGCATGTGATGTGAGGCAACCAAATGCTGCGATGGGGACGCGTTATATTTTTCTCTACGATACCGAACCGACCCACCGACACCACATGTAGGATGTTGTATGAACGCGGAACTTTCAGCCGAGAACGTTTTgtcatgcatcatacacgcattattttgaATGTGTGGATCATCTGCTCTAACCGCAATCGGCGTTGTATAGGTAGTCAAAGCGTTCCTCGCAggcagtgcacggtttgatGCCTATCGAGAaccgcttcaaacagcgcatgcgcgattCGGTGAAGAGAGCGCGACCGGAACAAAATTGAGAGAGAAGAGTAAAGCGTGAGCATTTCTGCTTCCTCAAAGCGTTCCATGACGAAAGTTCCGCTTTGAATAAGCAACGCGAAGCAAAAgcgcttttgatattttttgatgTTAAATGGGATGGCCCGTTTACACATCCACTAATCCTGACGACAATGTACTGTCCGATAATACTAACGCGACATTAGCTCAATTTAAACAGAAATTGTCATCTGCTAATAAGCGCAATAAAGCCTGTTTACAAATACACCTATTATATTAGACATTGAAGTATCcgacaatattaacatattgtaAACAGACATTTCATCTTCTGATGAAAATCTATATTGTCGCAGAATTAGCGAATATGAACAgggtcaaaatttaaaaaaaaatatttttaaatgttttttttttcgagaaatccaatATATTTAGTTAGGGAGGGGGTAAGTCAAATGTCAATGGTccacacaaatttatgaaatttttatgAGCAAGTTTCCATGCTGATGGACGGAAAACTTCTCGACATCTGTCCAGTCCATAATATAGAtcaaagatataaattgtgaatagaataattattaattgagaaGAGTAAGGGCTATGAACTTCATTGTTCTCTTTTTTGTACAGACTTTATTTTTCTGTTATGACATTTTaattacaaattattattcgagACTTTGCATGATTGATATATTCCAATTTCCTTTTCTGTATTTAAAACTTCGTCTCATTTTAAGAATTGAAAGTGCCAGCTAGATAGATTGCTTATTTGTCACATTGGAAACGATTCTGattatagtaatttttaattttacttaaatcACTTTGAAGCTTAGTTAAGTTTGAGTTATTTCATAAAATAAGAAGTAGTTAGAACCAGAGAACCAGTTAGATGCAACAAAATAAGCAAACCTATTGAGAAACGCGcaggaaaattatttgtttatcatttcaggtcccctttatgtgtttttctcgaaatattaaaacagtgcacaggttgaagaaatgatcacgcgacgcctctgcaataaaccaatcaaccaaccaatcaagcaatcaatcatTTAGGCAAGCTACCAAAGAACTAACCAAACAATAAACCAtttatactaaagacacactggtggtataaggaccgtggtataccacggttatgtaccctagtacatattgtaccacggttttccacgttgtaccagcatggtacaaggtgacacacctgtggtacaacttgtaccatggtacgaataccatcagtgtgtcattagtattagaCAACCAACCTACCAAGCAACTACCAATCAAGTAACCAACCATTCagccaactaacaaatcaagcaggggccatccttagccgtgcggtaggaggcgcgactacaaagcaagaccatgctgagggtggctgggttcaattcccggtgccagtctaggcaattttcggattgggaattgtctcgacttccctgggcataaaagtattatcttagcctcattatatacgaatgtaaaaatggtaacctggcttagaaacctcacagttaataactgtggatgtgcttaatagacactaagctgcgaggcagctctgccccagtgtggggatgtaatgccaataagaagaagaagaacaaatcaagcaaccaatcaatcgaGCAACCAAATCACCAATTAACTTTATAAATAAAGAATCAAGTTACCAACTAAACAATCGAGCAACCAATCATTCAAGCCCacttccaatcaatcaagcaaacaattaaccaatcaagcaactaatcaatcTACCAACCCCCCAACTAAGCAACCAACAAATCAATCAAGTAACAAACCAAtcaatttgttaagaaaattattttgaactttttagtggaatgtcttcatttgtcataagacaacgacgagtcgagtcaagtacgaaacactgaagacggtttTACTgttggttgaaatacgtatctgtcaagaaatAATTAAGTGgtagaattcaatgggattgtacaaactcgtcttatgacaagggaaaccaatcaagcaattaaACCAATCAAACAAACAATCATTCTAACCCACTTCCAATTAATCATGCAACCATTAACcaatctaccaatcaaccaaccaaccattcaaacgcaagctaccaatcaacttccaaccaatcaagcaattaaACATttaaccaactaacaaatcaactaatcaatcaatcaaccaaccaactaatcaaccaatcaagcaaccaaaaaacaaataatcaactaacTAGCTGACCaaaaaatcaagcaaccaataaaTCAACCAtttaagcaagctaccaattaactaaccaaccaataaaACAATTAGGCATTCAAGCGAGCtaccaaccaaccattcaaccaactaacaaatcaaccaaccaaccaccgaattattcaaccattcaagcaagctataccaatcaaccaaccaaccaatcatgcAACCTACCAATCCACCAGCCTGTCAACCAAATCCAATGAAACAACAAACTAATCAAACAACCTACTAATCAATCAAGTAACCTAATCAGCactttcaagcaaccaacatgaaaaccattcaagcaaacaataaaacaatcaatcaaccattcaagcaagctaccaataaaCTAAATTAGGCAACCATCCTATTAAACAACCATCCTATCAAGCAtcttaccaatcaaccaagcaaccaatcattcaaccattcaagcaagctaccaatcaattaaaaaataaatcaagcaaccaattaacctatcaagcaactaaccaaccaattaggcaaccaaccaatcaaggaaACATTCATTCAAGACCacttccaatcaatcaagcaaccattaaccaatcaagcaattaaCGAATCAAACAAGCTCTCAATCAACCAACTAACTTATCAAGCAAATAATCATttcaccaactaacaaatcaatcaatcaaccaaccaactaatcaatcaaccattcaagcaaccaacaaaacaactaatcaactaacaagccgaccaaccaaataacccaccaattaagcaaccaattaatcaaatcaagcagccaaccaattaaccaactaacaaatcaagcaaccaaccagtcaaccaaTCAAGGAACTCACCATTctaccattcaagcaagctacgatcaatcaagcaaccaaccaactaacaaatcaatcaatcaaccaaccaactaatcaatcaaccattcaagcaaccaacaaaacaactaatcaactaacaagCCGACCAACTAAATAACccaccaattaagcaaccaattaatcaaatcaagcagccaaccaattaaccaactaacaaatcaagcaaccaaccagtcaaccaaTCAAGGAACTCACCATTctaccattcaagcaagctacgatcaatcaagcaaccaaccaactaataaagcaatcaagcaacttaGCAATCAATTAGGCAACAAACCAATCAATTAAtttatcgagctgagtcgattgatgtatTATGTGGATTTCCGGATATCCTATTGAAAGTTCATTAAGTGATCCTAAGATATGTATTCGTAATAattaagggccctccttagccgtgcggtaagactcgcggctacaaagcaagaccatgttgagggtggctgggttcgactcccggtgccggtctaggcaattttcggattggaagcaATTCTCGTCCAAATATTTTATATTGTACGGGAAAACTTGCAAAACATGATCTGAAGCTCCAAGCGGTCACTCCGCCGACAAAAGGGATTACGATCATCGTCGCCTTCTATCAGATTTGTGTGTTTTTCTACCGAATTTGATTTGTAAAACATCTTCATTAAAAATTGTATACTTTTTCCGCCTCTTGGTTGattatttcaaagaaaatctgAATACGGTAAAACGGTCCAGGTAAATCTGAGTAGACAGAGCGTGATCGGGGGAGCGTTACAAAAATGTTTCTTCCTATATATATCGCAATAGTCTGAATGTGTGTTCTATTCTTACCCATCAAAAACAACAAAGAGAATGACACAATTCCGCAAAGTAAAGGTGCTCTACAAATCGGACATCCACTTTTGCGTACAATCCACCTACACCATACACACAGGCGCTTCCGCTGTCGTTGCTGGTGGGCAGGGTTCTCCGCCGATTGGCGTTCGTGATACTCCTGGAAGCAGGGCGCAATGCACAAGTTCGTATGGCACTCGGGACAGTGGTACTTGGTTTTCCGTCGCAGTATCCTCCTTGTGTTCCAGCAGAAATTGCAACCCAGCGCGGGACCCTCCTGTACCACCGGACAGTGGCTAGACCGTTGGCTATCCAGGCCGGGTATTTTTCCTTCGATCGGCTGCTCATCTG encodes the following:
- the LOC134204128 gene encoding uncharacterized protein LOC134204128; protein product: MSISTTSRSDTDEQPIEGKIPGLDSQRSSHCPVVQEGPALGCNFCWNTRRILRRKTKYHCPECHTNLCIAPCFQEYHERQSAENPAHQQRQRKRLCVWCRWIVRKK